A genome region from Chthonomonas sp. includes the following:
- the hppD gene encoding 4-hydroxyphenylpyruvate dioxygenase codes for MSQEQDLFPIRRVDHVQHYVNNARQSAFYYQQTFGFNIRAFCGLETGSRDEVGYMLEQADLRLLFSAPLRPGHPMANAIAEHGDFVRDIAFEVDDVDWAYKTAVERGAESAYEPYNMEDENGFVRRAGVKIYGNVIHTFLNRDNYKGRFLPGFRDEDEPGDSIGIVEVDHCVGNVELGKMNYWVKWYEDVLGFKNLISFDDNDISTEYTALMSKVMASGNGRVKFPINEPAAGKKKSQIDEYLEFFGGAGVQHVAMRTDDIIYTVSRLRARGIQFLSVPKTYYDVLTDRVGEIDEDLAVLADLGILVDRDDEGYLLQIFTKPITDRPTLFYEIIHRKGAKSFGKGNFKALFESIEREQALRGTL; via the coding sequence ATCGGCGTTCTACTACCAACAAACCTTCGGCTTCAACATCCGGGCCTTCTGCGGCCTGGAAACCGGCAGCCGCGACGAGGTGGGCTACATGCTGGAGCAGGCTGATCTGCGCCTGCTGTTCAGTGCGCCGCTGCGTCCGGGTCACCCCATGGCCAACGCCATTGCCGAGCACGGCGACTTTGTCCGCGACATCGCCTTTGAGGTCGACGACGTGGACTGGGCCTACAAAACCGCCGTCGAGCGCGGGGCCGAAAGCGCCTATGAACCCTACAACATGGAAGACGAAAACGGCTTTGTTCGCCGCGCCGGGGTGAAAATCTACGGCAACGTCATTCACACGTTCCTCAATCGCGACAACTATAAGGGCCGATTCTTGCCTGGGTTCCGCGACGAAGACGAGCCCGGCGACAGCATCGGCATTGTCGAAGTGGATCACTGCGTGGGCAACGTGGAGCTGGGCAAAATGAACTATTGGGTGAAGTGGTACGAGGATGTGCTCGGCTTTAAGAACCTGATTAGCTTTGATGACAACGACATTTCGACCGAATACACGGCGCTAATGTCGAAGGTGATGGCCAGCGGAAACGGGCGCGTGAAGTTCCCGATTAACGAGCCCGCCGCCGGCAAAAAGAAATCGCAGATTGACGAGTATCTGGAGTTCTTTGGCGGCGCCGGCGTGCAGCACGTGGCCATGCGCACCGACGATATCATCTACACGGTTTCGCGGTTGCGGGCGCGCGGCATTCAGTTTTTGAGCGTGCCAAAAACCTACTACGATGTGCTGACCGACCGCGTAGGCGAGATTGACGAGGACCTGGCGGTGCTCGCCGACCTCGGCATTTTGGTGGACCGCGACGACGAGGGCTATCTGCTTCAGATTTTCACGAAGCCGATCACCGATCGCCCGACGCTGTTCTACGAGATCATCCACCGCAAGGGCGCCAAGAGCTTCGGCAAGGGCAACTTCAAGGCGCTGTTCGAAAGCATTGAGCGCGAGCAGGCTCTACGCGGAACCCTGTAG
- a CDS encoding RHS repeat protein — protein MIAGKFAFTVSLLVSTALVAQSALPAFLQSPSDEGYDLREFETPGTPGPLQPFSGETPRVTNAPRPSTRDTVLRGGRYTPAQIDNLEAAIRLKRLVYGDEGSGFVIASMALGFTMAYPGQNGNGGGGYPGESIVGGWNSQNGNKLTEVNVVSWSARGNTGIDLTLFHNSSSSDLGLFGESWTSTYETIILTSGTSRIVKYADGSSIIFTSGGGGSYVAPAGCFDTLSYNSGTSKYTLLNKDQSSMTFNSSGFLTSMQDRSGNAVDVTYSSAPMIDRVTDESGRYLEFSYNGSSCVDLVEDSTGREWIIDTTGKVLNSIQYPAIKSGSHTDAFTYNGANQITAWTDKRGYDWLFTYDGSGRLATEEDPTGVVETYSYNQTVTIGGSSVNGCTVITDENSKTRAFAYGTFGSISAVQYEKDEANYYTEYLTYNTNYLPLTMNDERGKTWTYTWDSAGNRLTLKNPLNHTWTYTYTAKNDIDTITTPLSKVTDYGYNGSDLVSQVKDPMNRYTYFDYDAYGQIDKVTDNDSEDVDITRNSNGDVTAVQNQLSITTTVGYDSLGRLTSETLPESRGDTYDYDDWGRIETVTHQDNTTVEFEYDAEDNVVSVTNERGKITEHEYDAAGRLTETTNANAEVETYVYDNLGRLSTVTNAKSETRTYAYTDRHELYSLTMPDYASGKKEWYGYDGNGNVVSKKNPLDQITYYTFDDANRQTAVDFPTGNDATFSYDNDNRLTSTWDNSGTTTIQYNDASQVTSHAGPNGTQTYTYDTLGRRKRTNMSGVGSGYMEYSYDTGSRVTGILDTDSHSTSFEYDDANRLTKQTFGNGMWTTFTYDDRDRQTSAKHYKAGPTLVSEETYSYGSNGNLDSAVKNGTTTTYGYDDIDQLLHETISGDWKQEYSYDANGNRASFKLSDWVSGAWSTLQNDSYTYGVGDRLTAAGSKTFSYDGCGRMKTVTVGGTLQRTYHYDYQDRLITTQYPDGTGTSDTYVYNIFNSRTRLTLNGTQWNFRRDGLSATAPVLQDATSSTTNTYVPGVSQKQGSTKKYMGPDRMGSVSHEFDSSSNTSYTADFDAFGRVKSSTGSTTNRFGFAGQWGYQSDPSSDLQLLGNRYYDPSIGRFITRDPIKSGRNWFTYCGNRPLRSVDPFGLFPQHGQFLPWLEKLLGQERDPANKKVLKDVIRKYKTDKGYRDKMHDRKHAYLGGGDEDDDEPRPPGGGRHNPNLKPSELRQLIADMEPNLDAEIPATDPGDPITDPQGDQGLVDPQKLLIGIGVGALVIAGALALAPIAGGAVVVGGASRLLAPAVLAVL, from the coding sequence ATGATTGCCGGCAAATTTGCTTTCACTGTTAGTCTGCTTGTTTCCACCGCGCTTGTCGCACAAAGTGCGCTACCCGCGTTTCTGCAGAGTCCTTCAGATGAGGGTTATGACCTGCGGGAGTTTGAAACGCCGGGCACTCCTGGACCACTGCAACCATTTAGCGGCGAAACGCCGCGAGTGACGAACGCACCGCGACCTAGCACACGTGACACTGTTCTTCGCGGAGGACGCTATACGCCGGCACAAATTGATAACCTTGAGGCAGCCATCCGCCTGAAGCGCCTGGTTTACGGCGACGAGGGCAGCGGATTCGTGATTGCTTCCATGGCGCTCGGCTTCACAATGGCTTACCCGGGCCAAAACGGAAATGGAGGCGGCGGTTACCCGGGCGAAAGTATCGTCGGCGGGTGGAACTCGCAAAACGGCAACAAACTCACGGAAGTCAACGTTGTTAGCTGGAGTGCGCGCGGCAACACGGGCATTGATCTGACTCTCTTTCACAACTCATCAAGTAGCGATTTAGGGCTGTTTGGGGAATCTTGGACGTCTACCTACGAGACGATCATTCTCACGAGCGGCACCAGTCGGATCGTAAAGTACGCCGACGGCTCTTCGATCATCTTCACATCCGGTGGGGGCGGTAGCTATGTTGCGCCAGCCGGTTGCTTCGACACGCTCAGTTACAATAGTGGCACCAGCAAGTACACGTTACTGAACAAAGATCAGAGTTCGATGACGTTCAACAGCAGTGGCTTTCTTACGTCAATGCAAGATCGCTCCGGCAACGCCGTGGATGTCACCTATTCTTCGGCTCCGATGATTGATCGAGTCACCGATGAGAGTGGGCGCTACCTAGAATTTAGCTACAACGGATCAAGCTGCGTTGACTTAGTGGAAGACAGCACAGGTCGAGAGTGGATAATTGACACAACCGGCAAGGTCCTGAACTCAATCCAGTACCCGGCGATCAAGTCAGGCTCGCATACCGACGCCTTTACTTACAATGGGGCGAACCAAATCACAGCCTGGACGGATAAGCGCGGCTATGATTGGCTGTTTACCTATGATGGGAGCGGCCGACTTGCAACCGAAGAAGATCCGACGGGCGTCGTTGAAACGTACAGCTACAACCAAACCGTGACGATCGGCGGTTCCTCAGTGAATGGATGTACGGTCATCACCGACGAAAACTCAAAAACCAGGGCCTTCGCCTACGGCACCTTTGGCAGCATTTCAGCGGTTCAATATGAGAAAGATGAGGCCAACTACTATACCGAGTACCTCACCTACAACACCAACTACCTACCGCTCACGATGAACGATGAGCGCGGGAAGACTTGGACTTACACTTGGGATAGTGCTGGCAACCGCCTCACGCTCAAAAACCCGTTAAACCACACCTGGACCTATACCTACACTGCGAAAAATGACATTGATACGATCACGACTCCGTTGAGCAAAGTCACAGACTACGGCTACAACGGTTCCGATCTGGTCAGCCAAGTCAAGGATCCGATGAATCGGTACACGTACTTTGACTATGACGCCTACGGGCAAATTGACAAGGTTACTGACAATGATTCGGAAGACGTAGATATCACGCGGAACTCGAATGGAGATGTTACGGCGGTACAAAACCAGCTGAGCATCACCACGACGGTGGGCTACGACTCGCTGGGTCGTTTGACGAGCGAAACGTTGCCCGAATCGCGCGGCGATACGTACGACTATGACGACTGGGGGAGAATTGAGACAGTCACCCACCAAGACAACACGACGGTCGAGTTTGAATACGATGCCGAGGACAATGTCGTCTCCGTGACCAATGAGCGTGGGAAGATTACTGAGCACGAGTACGACGCGGCTGGTCGATTGACCGAAACAACCAACGCGAATGCGGAAGTCGAAACTTACGTGTATGACAATCTTGGACGGCTGTCCACGGTGACCAACGCTAAAAGCGAAACGCGGACCTATGCCTACACAGACCGCCACGAATTGTATAGCCTCACCATGCCCGACTATGCCAGCGGCAAAAAGGAGTGGTATGGCTACGATGGAAATGGCAACGTGGTCAGCAAAAAGAATCCGCTTGACCAGATCACGTACTACACGTTTGATGATGCCAACCGGCAAACCGCGGTGGACTTTCCCACCGGGAACGATGCCACGTTCTCCTACGATAACGACAACCGATTGACGAGCACCTGGGACAACTCAGGCACAACAACCATTCAATATAACGACGCGTCGCAAGTGACCAGTCACGCTGGGCCTAATGGCACTCAAACCTATACGTACGACACGCTGGGTCGTCGAAAGCGAACCAACATGTCAGGAGTCGGCTCCGGCTACATGGAGTACAGCTACGACACCGGTTCGCGAGTGACTGGCATCTTGGATACCGATAGTCACAGTACAAGCTTTGAGTATGACGATGCCAACCGCCTAACCAAGCAGACATTTGGGAATGGGATGTGGACGACGTTTACCTATGACGATAGGGACCGGCAAACCTCTGCCAAGCATTACAAGGCTGGCCCAACGCTCGTCTCCGAAGAAACCTATTCCTATGGCTCCAATGGCAATCTTGATTCTGCGGTCAAGAACGGCACGACCACAACGTACGGCTACGATGACATTGACCAGCTTCTGCATGAAACCATTTCTGGTGATTGGAAGCAGGAGTACAGCTACGATGCGAACGGTAACCGGGCGAGCTTCAAGCTCAGTGATTGGGTTTCGGGTGCTTGGAGCACGCTTCAAAACGATTCCTACACATATGGAGTCGGCGATCGTCTGACGGCGGCGGGCAGCAAGACCTTTTCTTACGACGGTTGCGGCCGGATGAAAACGGTAACCGTGGGCGGGACGTTGCAACGCACCTACCACTACGATTACCAAGATCGCCTAATCACGACTCAATATCCCGACGGTACAGGAACCTCGGATACTTACGTTTACAACATCTTCAACTCGCGCACCAGGCTCACGCTCAATGGAACGCAGTGGAACTTTCGCCGCGATGGACTCAGCGCAACTGCGCCGGTCTTGCAAGATGCAACCTCGAGCACAACAAATACTTATGTGCCTGGCGTTTCGCAAAAGCAAGGTTCGACGAAAAAGTACATGGGCCCCGACCGCATGGGTTCGGTTTCGCATGAGTTTGATTCGTCTTCGAATACTTCGTACACGGCTGACTTCGACGCTTTTGGGCGAGTAAAATCGTCAACTGGTTCGACAACGAATCGCTTTGGCTTCGCCGGTCAGTGGGGCTATCAGTCAGACCCGAGCTCGGATCTGCAACTACTGGGCAATCGCTACTACGACCCCAGCATTGGCCGCTTCATCACGCGCGATCCGATCAAAAGCGGGCGAAATTGGTTTACCTATTGTGGCAATCGTCCGCTCAGATCTGTAGATCCATTCGGTTTGTTTCCACAGCATGGGCAGTTCTTGCCATGGCTAGAGAAGTTGCTAGGGCAAGAAAGGGATCCGGCTAACAAAAAGGTTTTGAAAGACGTGATCCGAAAGTATAAGACAGATAAGGGATATCGGGATAAAATGCACGACAGAAAACACGCGTACTTAGGCGGAGGCGATGAAGATGATGACGAACCTAGACCACCAGGTGGTGGTCGTCATAATCCGAACCTCAAGCCAAGTGAACTTCGGCAGTTGATCGCTGACATGGAGCCAAACCTTGACGCAGAGATTCCTGCAACTGATCCAGGAGATCCCATAACCGATCCGCAGGGCGACCAGGGCCTCGTTGATCCCCAAAAATTGTTGATTGGAATAGGTGTTGGAGCACTGGTGATCGCCGGCGCCTTAGCCCTTGCCCCAATCGCCGGTGGTGCAGTCGTGGTTGGTGGCGCATCGCGCCTGCTTGCGCCCGCTGTGCTTGCGGTTCTATAA
- a CDS encoding DNA polymerase III subunit alpha, translated as MCKSFVHLHNHTEYSLLDGANKIPELVARAKSLGQESLAITDHGVMFGAMEFNFECRKQGIKPILGMEAYVAPNGHLLREGRQENQTYHLLLLAKNLEGYRNLCRLHTIAALQGFYYKPRIDHELLREHARGLIGSTTCLGSEVNQLLLEDRYDEAKERAAMYRDIFDEGSYFVELQDHRLPEQHKCNEGLIKIAHELKLPLVATNDAHYLCRESNAAHDVLLCIGTGAMLNDTKRLKFSTDEFYIKSGEEMAALFPDHPEAIENTAMFAEMCDVDLGKMRAPMPQPKLEGGMDSSGYLRHLAEEGLKTRVETLNDEAWERLNYELQVIESTKFEDYFLLVREFANFTRESGIAYGVRGSAAGSLISFCIGITDVDPLKYDLTFERFLNPERISMPDIDMDFEDARRQEVIDYVVQRFGQDHVAQIITFGTLGARAAIKDAGRVMGYAPQDTDRICKTIPNIPGMTLTKAQKESNEFRDMVQNDPSVSRLVDVAKEIEGTARHAGVHAAGVVISGDPLAEYIPLYRSADGMPVTGFEMGILEKIGMLKMDFLGLSNLTVLARASEYIELTTGKAIDATKMPLDDAPTFEMLSRGETIGVFQLESGGMRRNIIELKPRSVQELAAMVALYRPGPMEHIPRYVDTKFGRRQADYLHPSMEPVLSETYGVIVYQDQVLKLVQAMAGFSLGKADVLRRAMGKKDIDAMKQMRVEFMDGAAARDIPAEAAAQVWELLLPFAGYAFNKAHAVCYALLAYQTAWLKAHYPVEYMAALLSVYSDKEDRVTAFVEESRRQGISVLPPDINLSRSAFSIEQVVNTKKKKEAPKAVIRFGLAAIKGVGVGLVQAILGERDENGPFNHLYDFCERTKAFGLNRGALESLIKAGALTSIDTNRRKLMASVEVALSYAENALRDKEAGQDSLFGEPEPTTTGGSSHPPLPDQDPYGRAEILALEREVMGVYVSDHPLRGLENVLPTLSSHNTGQLGDLDDTAPVKFAGIITGLSVRTTKSGEKMASFLIEDFHGQAPCLVFAKTYAKLRDQIVKDALVVVRGALTVRERFGNSAEKQLEIRVEDISPLEHAPDVQMEHGDQEVGQVRIRIRRARPDQLRELREVIRAIPGDYAVVLQVGDIGAYAPIVLQSRIDGALRDLGKRVGNCIPGALLEVQENQFKAPDETRPFAPSEGDEDAPFDLGPSAAGS; from the coding sequence ATGTGCAAAAGCTTCGTCCACCTTCACAATCACACGGAATACAGCCTGCTGGATGGCGCCAACAAGATTCCGGAATTGGTGGCCCGAGCGAAGTCGTTGGGTCAAGAATCGCTAGCGATCACCGACCACGGCGTCATGTTCGGGGCGATGGAATTCAACTTCGAATGCCGCAAGCAGGGCATCAAGCCGATCCTGGGCATGGAGGCGTATGTCGCGCCAAACGGCCACCTTTTGCGGGAGGGCCGTCAGGAAAACCAGACGTACCACCTGTTGCTGCTGGCCAAGAATCTTGAGGGTTATCGCAACCTCTGCCGTCTCCACACCATCGCCGCCCTCCAAGGGTTTTATTACAAGCCGCGCATTGACCACGAGCTTCTGCGCGAGCACGCCCGCGGCCTCATCGGCTCGACCACCTGTTTAGGCAGCGAAGTCAACCAGCTTCTGCTGGAAGATCGCTACGACGAGGCCAAGGAGCGCGCGGCGATGTACCGCGACATTTTCGACGAAGGCAGCTACTTTGTTGAGTTGCAAGATCACCGCCTGCCCGAGCAGCACAAGTGCAACGAGGGCCTGATCAAGATTGCTCACGAACTGAAGTTGCCGCTCGTGGCCACCAACGACGCCCACTACCTGTGCCGCGAAAGCAACGCCGCGCACGACGTGCTGTTGTGCATCGGTACGGGCGCGATGCTCAACGACACGAAGCGCCTTAAGTTCTCAACCGACGAATTCTATATCAAGTCGGGCGAAGAGATGGCCGCGCTATTCCCCGACCATCCCGAGGCCATTGAGAACACCGCAATGTTTGCGGAGATGTGCGACGTGGACCTCGGCAAAATGCGCGCGCCGATGCCGCAACCCAAACTCGAAGGCGGCATGGATTCCAGCGGCTACCTGCGGCACCTGGCCGAAGAGGGTCTCAAGACCCGCGTGGAAACCCTCAACGACGAAGCTTGGGAGCGGCTTAACTACGAGCTGCAAGTCATCGAGAGCACGAAGTTTGAGGACTACTTCCTGCTGGTGCGGGAGTTTGCGAACTTCACTCGCGAGTCGGGCATTGCTTATGGCGTGCGCGGTTCGGCGGCGGGCTCCCTCATCTCCTTCTGCATAGGCATCACGGACGTCGATCCGCTGAAATACGACCTCACGTTTGAGCGCTTCCTCAACCCCGAGCGCATTTCCATGCCGGATATCGACATGGACTTTGAGGACGCGCGGCGGCAGGAAGTCATTGATTACGTCGTTCAGCGATTCGGCCAGGACCACGTCGCCCAGATCATCACGTTCGGGACGCTGGGCGCCCGCGCCGCGATCAAAGACGCCGGCCGCGTGATGGGTTACGCCCCGCAGGACACCGACCGCATCTGCAAAACCATTCCGAACATCCCCGGAATGACGCTCACTAAGGCGCAAAAGGAGTCCAACGAGTTCCGTGACATGGTGCAAAACGACCCAAGCGTGTCGCGCCTGGTGGATGTTGCCAAGGAAATCGAAGGCACGGCGCGCCACGCCGGAGTTCACGCGGCGGGCGTGGTCATTAGCGGCGATCCGCTGGCCGAATACATTCCGCTTTACCGCTCGGCCGATGGCATGCCCGTCACCGGGTTTGAAATGGGCATTCTCGAGAAAATCGGGATGCTCAAGATGGACTTTTTGGGCCTGAGCAACCTCACAGTGCTGGCCCGCGCCTCGGAGTATATCGAGCTGACCACCGGCAAGGCGATTGACGCCACGAAGATGCCGCTCGACGACGCGCCGACCTTTGAGATGCTCAGTCGCGGCGAGACAATTGGTGTGTTCCAGCTTGAATCGGGCGGTATGCGCCGCAACATCATCGAGCTCAAACCGCGTTCGGTGCAGGAACTCGCGGCCATGGTCGCGCTTTATCGGCCCGGCCCGATGGAGCACATTCCGCGCTACGTGGACACCAAGTTTGGTCGCCGGCAGGCGGACTATCTGCACCCTTCGATGGAGCCGGTTCTTAGCGAAACGTACGGCGTCATCGTTTACCAAGACCAAGTGCTCAAGCTCGTGCAGGCCATGGCCGGGTTTAGCCTGGGCAAGGCCGACGTGCTGCGCCGCGCGATGGGAAAGAAGGACATTGACGCGATGAAGCAGATGCGCGTTGAGTTTATGGATGGCGCGGCCGCCCGCGACATCCCCGCCGAGGCCGCGGCCCAGGTTTGGGAGCTGCTGCTTCCCTTTGCTGGTTACGCCTTCAACAAGGCGCACGCCGTGTGTTACGCGTTGCTGGCCTACCAAACCGCATGGCTCAAGGCGCACTATCCAGTGGAATACATGGCCGCGCTGCTGAGCGTGTACAGCGATAAGGAAGACCGAGTGACGGCCTTCGTCGAGGAAAGTCGCCGCCAGGGAATCAGTGTCCTCCCACCCGACATCAACCTTTCGCGGTCGGCGTTTTCCATTGAACAGGTGGTCAACACCAAGAAAAAGAAAGAAGCGCCGAAGGCCGTAATCCGCTTTGGTTTGGCCGCCATCAAGGGCGTTGGCGTCGGATTGGTGCAAGCCATTTTGGGCGAGCGCGACGAGAACGGCCCGTTCAACCACCTCTATGATTTCTGCGAGCGCACCAAGGCGTTTGGCCTTAATCGCGGGGCGCTGGAATCGCTGATCAAGGCGGGCGCCCTCACGAGCATCGACACCAACCGCCGTAAGCTGATGGCCTCGGTGGAGGTAGCGCTTTCCTACGCGGAGAACGCCTTGCGGGACAAGGAAGCTGGGCAAGATTCCCTGTTCGGCGAGCCGGAGCCAACCACCACCGGCGGCTCCTCGCACCCGCCCTTGCCCGACCAAGACCCCTATGGGCGAGCCGAGATTCTGGCCCTGGAGCGCGAGGTGATGGGCGTTTATGTGAGCGACCACCCGCTGCGTGGGCTTGAGAATGTGTTGCCCACGCTCAGCTCGCACAATACCGGGCAGCTCGGCGATCTGGACGACACCGCGCCGGTGAAGTTTGCCGGCATTATTACCGGGCTGAGCGTGCGCACGACGAAGAGCGGCGAAAAGATGGCCAGCTTCTTGATCGAGGATTTTCATGGTCAGGCGCCGTGCTTGGTGTTCGCCAAAACCTATGCCAAGTTGCGCGACCAGATTGTCAAGGACGCGCTGGTTGTGGTTCGCGGCGCGTTGACGGTTCGCGAGCGGTTTGGGAACAGCGCGGAAAAGCAGCTTGAGATTCGGGTGGAAGACATTTCGCCGCTGGAGCACGCGCCGGACGTGCAGATGGAGCACGGCGACCAGGAGGTCGGCCAGGTCCGCATTCGCATTCGCCGCGCCCGCCCCGACCAGCTTCGCGAGCTGCGCGAGGTGATTCGCGCGATTCCGGGCGACTACGCGGTGGTGTTGCAGGTGGGCGACATTGGTGCTTACGCCCCGATTGTGTTGCAGTCGCGGATTGATGGCGCTTTACGCGACCTGGGCAAGCGCGTGGGCAACTGCATTCCCGGCGCGCTGCTGGAGGTGCAGGAGAACCAGTTCAAAGCGCCCGACGAAACGCGTCCGTTCGCGCCATCGGAAGGCGACGAAGACGCTCCGTTTGATCTTGGGCCGAGTGCGGCCGGCAGCTAG
- a CDS encoding DUF1385 domain-containing protein yields the protein MPEKENLSYGGQAIIEGVMMRSPKHYAVACRAPNGQIVVDTEPVEKTWIGRQKWLMIPFLRGTFALLDSMFLGHKAMNFAGAVQIDERYQPEGKEIEEPKPPSWTLPLIFLVASIIAIIFIPGDKTFARVVAIGAAVTSLMAIPPIRARMGRAFESVAVPMAMVIGLSVGFLIFDYLPQLVAEAAGRRVKLSPTGMNYLAEIVKVVIFIGYLAAIAKLEAVKELFKYHGAEHKAINALELDRRVNVETSGAQTRLHPRCGTSFMIIVLFVGFIFMPLIPRYPFGHPLGHTALDALVRFGIVLCCLPLVAGISYELLKLAGKYRHKKWVSVAFAPGLFSQRVLTTVEPETKHLEVAVASLQAVMIAEKTGALTKTAHWDNFVKPDDVEVLDSAHANEQSPDELV from the coding sequence GTGCCCGAAAAGGAGAATCTTAGTTACGGTGGCCAGGCCATTATCGAAGGAGTGATGATGCGGTCGCCCAAGCACTACGCGGTGGCCTGCCGCGCCCCCAATGGCCAGATAGTGGTGGACACCGAACCGGTGGAAAAAACCTGGATTGGCCGTCAAAAATGGCTGATGATTCCGTTTCTGCGAGGCACCTTCGCGCTACTCGATTCGATGTTCCTTGGGCACAAGGCGATGAACTTCGCCGGGGCCGTGCAGATTGACGAGCGCTACCAGCCGGAAGGCAAAGAGATAGAGGAGCCGAAACCACCGAGTTGGACCTTGCCGCTCATCTTCCTGGTTGCTTCAATCATCGCGATCATCTTTATTCCGGGCGACAAAACCTTCGCGCGAGTGGTGGCGATTGGCGCCGCCGTGACTAGCCTCATGGCGATTCCGCCGATCCGCGCTCGCATGGGCCGCGCCTTTGAGAGCGTCGCCGTGCCGATGGCGATGGTCATCGGTCTCTCGGTTGGGTTCCTTATCTTCGACTACCTGCCTCAGCTTGTCGCCGAGGCGGCGGGACGTCGAGTCAAGTTGTCGCCGACCGGGATGAACTACTTGGCCGAGATCGTGAAGGTGGTGATCTTCATTGGCTACCTGGCCGCGATCGCCAAGTTGGAAGCCGTCAAAGAGTTGTTCAAGTACCACGGAGCGGAGCACAAGGCGATCAACGCGCTGGAACTTGATCGCCGCGTGAACGTGGAAACGAGCGGCGCGCAAACCCGTCTGCACCCGCGATGCGGAACCAGTTTCATGATCATCGTGCTGTTCGTCGGGTTCATCTTCATGCCGCTCATCCCTAGGTATCCCTTTGGGCATCCGCTTGGCCACACCGCGCTGGACGCGCTTGTTCGTTTTGGCATCGTGCTGTGCTGCCTGCCGCTCGTCGCGGGGATCAGCTATGAATTGCTCAAACTCGCCGGAAAGTACCGCCACAAAAAGTGGGTGAGCGTCGCCTTTGCGCCCGGGCTGTTTAGTCAGCGCGTTCTTACTACCGTGGAACCCGAAACCAAGCATCTGGAAGTCGCGGTGGCCTCGCTCCAGGCAGTCATGATCGCCGAGAAGACGGGCGCTCTCACCAAGACGGCTCACTGGGATAACTTTGTCAAGCCGGATGACGTTGAGGTGTTGGACTCCGCCCACGCGAACGAGCAATCGCCCGATGAGCTGGTCTAG